Within the Paraburkholderia flagellata genome, the region CTCGAGATGTTCGAGCTGGGCGGCCGCTATCCGGCGATCGTCGGCAGTCCTTCGCAGGTGGCGGACGAACTGGTGGCGTGGATCGACGAGGCCGATGTGGATGGCTTCAATCTGAGCCGGACCGTGGTGCCTGAGAGCTATGAGGATTTCGTGGATCTCGTCGTGCCGGAGTTGCAGGCGCGTGGGCGCTACAAGACGGCGTATGCGTCTGGCACGTTGCGGGAGAAGCTGTTCGGCGACGAGCCTACGTTGCCGCAGCGGCATGCGGGGGCGGGATTCAGGCGCGTGACGGAAGCGGCCTGAGTGACGGTTTGATACAAAATCTCCTGTGATTCGGATAACGAATCACAGGAGATCGAGCGTGAATCAAGCGTCTTTACTGCTGCGGCGCATCCTTCCACGCCGGCAGCGTGGCCCCGTGATACACGGCAATGATCTCGGAAGCGACATTAGGCTGCTGATAGCTTTCCACGAGCGCATGCACCCAGGGCGCGTTCGCGTCCTTCTCGTTCACCGCAATGAAGTTGCGATAAGGATTGCCAGTCACCTTCTCCTGAGCAATACGCTCCTGCGGAATCTTGATGCCCGACTTCACGGCCCAGTCCGTATTGACCACGGCCGCATCCAGATCGCCAATCGCGCGCCCGACAATGCCCGAATCGAGCTCCTTAATATGGATATTCTTCGGATTCTTCGCGATATCGCGTGCGGTCGGCAAGAGGCCGACATCGTCGCGCAGCGTAATGAGCCCTTGTGCCTGGAGCAGCAGGAGCGAGCGGCCTTCGTTGCTCGGATCGTTCGGCACGCCAATGGTCGCGCCCTGCGGCAGGTCTGCCACTGACTTCACCTTGCGCGAATACAGCCCGATAGGCTGGACGTAGGTAAAGCCCACCGGCACGATCTTGTAGCCGCGCGCCTTGATCTGCGCGTCGAGATACGGCTTGTGCTGGAATGAGTTGGCGTCGAGGTCGTGGCTGGACAGCGCTTCGTTGGGCTGCGTGTATTCGGAGAAAGTGGTCAGCTTGATCGCGAGGCCACGCTTCGCAGCGTTGGCGGCGACCACGCGCCACACGTCCTCGTCCTCACCCGACATGATGCCCACGCGCAACGTCTGGTCCGCCGCGTGCGCGAGCGTCACGCCCCCGAAACCCACGCCCAGCGCAAGCGTTGCCAGCATCGCGCCCAACAAGTTTCTTTTCTTCATAGGATCCATTATTCGAAGAGTTGTGGATAAGGCGATGCTAAGGAGCGCGCCGCAAGCGGACAACCAATTTTGGGAGCATTGCTTAGCTAGATTCGTCGTTTTGCGGCGACCTACCCATTGCATAAGCAATGAAGAACAAGTTATTTCAGATTCGAAGATCAGCATTCCATACTGATTGACGAGGCGCGCGCTTCGGGATGCGTAGCGCCTGCTTAACGGTGACATCAGGGTGACATAAGGGCGACATAGCGATCGCCGCAAACGGGGTTTGAACAGGGGAAAACCAACTATGAGCAATTCGACTCTTGCAGCAGAGGGTGGCAATCACGCGCCTGGGCAGGCCGTGGCGGCCCAGCGCAAGCCCTTCGGCACGGAAGACTGGTGGGCGGTTGCGATCGGGCTCTTCGTTATTGCGATCGCATATGGGCTTTTTGCTTCCGGCAGCAGCATCAAGAGCGTGGCGGTGGCGCCGGCGCGCTGGAACGACTTCGGCGGGCTCGCGCGCGACCTCGCGGCGCACGCAGGTGGATACGCGGCGCTGTTCGTCGGGTTCGCGGTCGTGTTCTCCGTGGCGATTGCGGCGCTCGGCTTGCCGGTTGCGCAATTCATCAGAGGATTCTTTGTCCTCTTCGTGGTGTCGACGCTTATCTTCGTCGTGGGAGCGTGGGCGCAGGCTACGCGCTACAACCTCGAGCCGCCGCTCATCGCGCTGGCGCTAGGGCTGATCGTCTCGAATCTGTTCACGTTGCCCGCCTGGCTCGCGCCGGCGCTGCGCGTGGAGTTCTACATCAAGGTTGGGATCGTGCTGCTCGGCGCGACACTGCCGCTCACACTGATTGCGTGGGCCGGTCCGGTTGCCGTGGGGCAGGCCACCATCGTTTCGCTCGTCACTTTCTTCGTGATCTACGGCACCGCGCGGGCGCTGAAGATCGAGCAGCGCTTCGCTGCGGTGCTGGGTGTGGGCGGTGCGGTGTGCGGCGTTTCGGCGGCCATCGCGATTGCGGGCGCGGTGCGTGCGCGGCGCGAGCAGGCTTCGGTGGCGATCACGCTCGTCGTGGTGTGGGCGATCGTCATGGTGTTCGCGCTGCCCGCGCTTTCGCGTGCGTTCGGCCTGCCGACAGGTATCGCCGGCGCCTGGATCGGCACCTCGGAATTCGCGGACGCGGCCGGCATCGCCGCCGCCCAGGCCTACGGCGACCTCGCGCGGCATGCGGGCGGCGCAGTCGCGGGGGCGCCCGACGCTGCGCTGCAGGCATTCGTGTTGATGAAGGTGGTAGGGCGCGATATCTGGATCGGCATCTGGGCTTTCGTGCTGGCGATCGTGGCGACCACGCGCTGGGACCGCGAGGCCGGCGACGAGCTACGGACGACGACGCGCGCCCGCGAAATCTGGACCCGCTTTCCCAAGTTCGTGATCGGGTTCGTCATTGCTTCGGCGTTCGTCACGTGGGTCGCCTCGCATTACACGCTGGCCGAATACCGCAGTGTCGTGACGCCGGCCTTCGTCGCGCCGATCGTCGCGTTGCGTACCTGGGCGTTCACGTTCTGCTTTCTCAGCATTGGCCTTACCACGCGATTCGCCGCGCTTTCGTCGACGGGCGTGAGGCCTCTTGCCGCGTTCACCGCCGGCGTGGCCGTGAATGTGGTGCTCGGCTACCTGCTCTCGGCGCATGTGTTCGCGCCATACTGGCTGGCGCTCGGCAAATGAGCATGAATGGCGCGGCTGATTCCGTAAAGCGGCCACAGTGCGCGCAGTGTGCGCACTGGGCCGAAGACCGCGCGGTGCTGGAGGCGCGCATCGCGGGGTTGGCCTCGTTCGGGTCGGCTTATGGGGCGAGTGTCGGGGAGAGCCGTCTATGTCTGCGGCACGACCGTCTGACTCAACCGGAGGATCGCTGTGCGGCATTCGTTGTGCGCACAACGTGAGGTGTTCATCGAAGCTCGGTATAGCCCTGCTGCGCGGCCGCGTTGGCCATGTCCTCGATTTCGGCGTAAGCGTCGCCAGTGAGCCGGGCGAATCCGCGCAGACGCAGCGTGCGTGCGCGTTCAGGATCGGCTGCGAGAGCGGCGTCCAGCGCATCACGCAGCGCTTGAGCCTGACCCTCGTTGAGCGCGCGTGAGGCGATCAGCGGAAGGCCGGGCGCGGAGGCTGTCATGCCGATGGCCCGCACGCCGCCGAACGATTCGGTGTGCGAATCGTGCAGCAACGCGAGCGTGACACAGTCGATGGAGCCTACGTCCGCCGCACCGCTCGCAAGCGCCTGTAGCGTGGCTGCGTGTGAGCCCGTCCAGCGCACCGAGGCGAAGAAGCGGACGTCGCGTGCGAGTGGCGCGAGCGCGTGGCGAAACGCGTTCATGCCGCTATGCGAATCCGCGCTGTTGCATGCGGCGCGCAGGCCGCGGCACGCTTCGAGCGTGTGGGCGCCGCGCGCCCACGCCTCAGCAGAAACGACGAGCACGCTTCGATAGCGCGGGCCTTCGCAAGCGGGGGCGTCGAATATCGGGGTCGCAATCAGATGCACTTCGTCGGCGAGCCCGAGCATCCGGTATGGAAACCCGCAGGTCTGCGAGAGCAATAAATCCTTGCGCCGCCAGTGCGGCATGAGTTCGCCATCGGGCGCGTTCACGATCGTGACGTCGCCCGGGTCGAACGAGCGCGCCAGGACCCGCGCAAAGATCGTCACACAGTCGCTCAGGAGCGAGCGCCACAACGCCGCATGTTGCGGCGACACGTTGTACATCGGCAGGGAGGCGATCCAGCGGGTCATCGGCGCATTCTACGCTGCGCGGTCCTTGCGCGCCGCGCAGCGCGGTGAAATAAGCAAATGGCAATTCCTTGTTTGGTGAAGCGCCCCGCGTTCGGTATGGTGAGGGCCTGAATTGCTTTGCTCTCCGTATGGAGTGGCACCATCCTTCATCGCGGGAACTGGCGAACATGGCCGAATACTTCGACGCAGACCACGCGCGGGAAGTCGCCGCGCTCGGCACAGGCTTCACCGCGCGCACGGAATGGCCAACCTGGCTATTGATCGCCGTGATCTACGGCGGCTGGTTTGCGGTGCTGGCGCTCGTGCGTTCAAGTGTCCTCACGATTGCGGCCGCCACGCCATGCCTCATCGTGCTGTGCGCATGGCATATGTCGCTCCAGCACGAATTGCTGCACGGTCATCCCACCCGGTTCGCATGGCTGAACATGGCGCTGGGCTGGCCGCCGCTTGCCGTGTGGTTTCCCTATGCGGTGTACCGCGAGAGCCATATGGCGCATCATCGCGACGAAGCGTTGACCGTGCCCGGCATCGACCCCGAAACGAATTACGTGCAGCACGAGCAATGGACTCGCTTGCCGCGCTGGCATCGCGTGTTATGGCACGCACGCAAGAGCTTCGTGGGGCGGGTGGTGATCGGGCCGCCCATGAGTGTGGCCGCGATGCTCGCCGGCGCGGCGAAAGCGCTGCGTAGCGGCGAGTGGCGACACGTGCCGATGTGGCTCGCGCACTTCGCCGCCGTCGCGCTGCTGCTCGCGTGGGTGCAGCGTTACGCGGGCGTGCCGTGGTGGTGGTATCTCGCCGCTGTCACCTGGCCTGCGCTCGGACTCGCGATGGTCCGCTCGCTGTACGAGCATCGCGCGGCGTCGCATCCCAAGGCGCGCATCGCCATCAACGAGGCCGGGCTCGTCATG harbors:
- a CDS encoding YeiH family protein, yielding MSNSTLAAEGGNHAPGQAVAAQRKPFGTEDWWAVAIGLFVIAIAYGLFASGSSIKSVAVAPARWNDFGGLARDLAAHAGGYAALFVGFAVVFSVAIAALGLPVAQFIRGFFVLFVVSTLIFVVGAWAQATRYNLEPPLIALALGLIVSNLFTLPAWLAPALRVEFYIKVGIVLLGATLPLTLIAWAGPVAVGQATIVSLVTFFVIYGTARALKIEQRFAAVLGVGGAVCGVSAAIAIAGAVRARREQASVAITLVVVWAIVMVFALPALSRAFGLPTGIAGAWIGTSEFADAAGIAAAQAYGDLARHAGGAVAGAPDAALQAFVLMKVVGRDIWIGIWAFVLAIVATTRWDREAGDELRTTTRAREIWTRFPKFVIGFVIASAFVTWVASHYTLAEYRSVVTPAFVAPIVALRTWAFTFCFLSIGLTTRFAALSSTGVRPLAAFTAGVAVNVVLGYLLSAHVFAPYWLALGK
- a CDS encoding MetQ/NlpA family lipoprotein; translated protein: MKKRNLLGAMLATLALGVGFGGVTLAHAADQTLRVGIMSGEDEDVWRVVAANAAKRGLAIKLTTFSEYTQPNEALSSHDLDANSFQHKPYLDAQIKARGYKIVPVGFTYVQPIGLYSRKVKSVADLPQGATIGVPNDPSNEGRSLLLLQAQGLITLRDDVGLLPTARDIAKNPKNIHIKELDSGIVGRAIGDLDAAVVNTDWAVKSGIKIPQERIAQEKVTGNPYRNFIAVNEKDANAPWVHALVESYQQPNVASEIIAVYHGATLPAWKDAPQQ
- a CDS encoding fatty acid desaturase; protein product: MEWHHPSSRELANMAEYFDADHAREVAALGTGFTARTEWPTWLLIAVIYGGWFAVLALVRSSVLTIAAATPCLIVLCAWHMSLQHELLHGHPTRFAWLNMALGWPPLAVWFPYAVYRESHMAHHRDEALTVPGIDPETNYVQHEQWTRLPRWHRVLWHARKSFVGRVVIGPPMSVAAMLAGAAKALRSGEWRHVPMWLAHFAAVALLLAWVQRYAGVPWWWYLAAVTWPALGLAMVRSLYEHRAASHPKARIAINEAGLVMRFLYLNNNYHLVHHDLPRLPWFQLPRAYRMRRDDYRHKCGGFVIEGYAALLRRYAWRATDAPAHPFGDNAAQ
- a CDS encoding phosphate/phosphite/phosphonate ABC transporter substrate-binding protein produces the protein MTRWIASLPMYNVSPQHAALWRSLLSDCVTIFARVLARSFDPGDVTIVNAPDGELMPHWRRKDLLLSQTCGFPYRMLGLADEVHLIATPIFDAPACEGPRYRSVLVVSAEAWARGAHTLEACRGLRAACNSADSHSGMNAFRHALAPLARDVRFFASVRWTGSHAATLQALASGAADVGSIDCVTLALLHDSHTESFGGVRAIGMTASAPGLPLIASRALNEGQAQALRDALDAALAADPERARTLRLRGFARLTGDAYAEIEDMANAAAQQGYTELR